The Lactuca sativa cultivar Salinas chromosome 2, Lsat_Salinas_v11, whole genome shotgun sequence genome includes a window with the following:
- the LOC128132360 gene encoding triosephosphate isomerase, cytosolic-like → MNFLFFFHGFIGLGVDILPFICDVKAKIQKKEGIPWHQQILIIDGKILEDEVVVSPPFVFLTSAKSELRPEIQVAAQNCWVKKGGAFTGEVSAEMLANLGVPWVILGHSERRALLNETNEFVGDKVAYALSQGLKVIACVGETLEQREAGTTMEVVAAQTKAIAGNYFKTKLASTVCQKSKILFYL, encoded by the exons AtgaattttctgtttttttttcatGGTTTTATTGGTTTAGGAGTTGATATATTACCTTTCATTTGTGATGTGAAGGCAAAGATTCAGAAGAAAGAGGGGATTCCATGGCATCAACAGATTTTGATCATTGATGGAAAGATCCTCGAGGATG AGGTGGTGGTGAGCCCTCCTTTTGTGTTTCTTACCTCTGCTAAAAGTGAATTGAGGCCTGAAATCCAAGTTGCAGCTCAAAATTGTTGGGTTAAGAAGGGTGGTGCATTCACCGGTGAGGTTAG TGCTGAGATGCTTGCCAATTTGGGTGTCCCTTGGGTCATCCTAGGTCACTCTGAAAGGAGAGCCCTATTGAATGAAACTAATGAG TTTGTTGGAGACAAGGTTGCATACGCACTATCTCAAGGTTTGAAGGTTATTGCTTGTGTTGGGGAGACTCTTGAGCAACGAGAAGCTGGAACCACCATGGAAGTTGTTGCTGCACAAACCAAAGCAATTGCTGgtaattattttaaaactaaACTTGCTTCTACTGTatgtcaaaaatcaaaaatcttgTTTTATCTTTGA
- the LOC128132038 gene encoding binding partner of ACD11 1-like, with the protein MKSENERAQNAFVTFKEPQGAETAVLLSGATIVDQSVTIVLAPEYTLPPFTTTLSDQQNTATGGQGVGGAESAVQKAEDVVSSMLAKGFILGKDAVNKAKLFDEKVQFTSTAAAKAATIDQKIGLTEKINLGTTLVNEKVKEMDQKFQVSEKTKTAFATAEQTVSVAGSALMKNRYVLTGTAWVAGAFSKVTKVAGEVGQKTMEKVAVEEQAAGTGTTRTTHQEPPPTSTHPATS; encoded by the exons ATGAAAAG TGAGAATGAGCGAGCTCAAAATGCATTCGTCACTTTCAAGGAGCCTCAAGGTGCAGAGACTGCAGTTCTACTCTCG GGAGCAACTATAGTTGACCAATCTGTTACCATTGTTCTTGCACCAGAGTACACTCTCCCTCCTTTTACAACTACACTTTCAGATCAACAAAACACC GCAACAGGGGGGCAAGGTGTGGGAGGTGCTGAATCTGCTGTTCAAAAAGCAGAAGATGTCGTGAGCAGTATGTTGGCAAAAGGTTTCATACTGGGAAAAGATGCAGTAAACAAAGCCAAATTGTTTGATGAGAAAGTCCAGTTTACATCAACAGCTGCAGCAAAAGCAGCTACAATAGACCAGAAGATTGGTCTAACTGAGAAAATCAACCTGGGGACAACATTAGTGAATGAGAAAGTGAAAGAGATGGATCAGAAGTTTCAGGTGTCTGAAAAGACAAAAACGGCCTTTGCGACTGCAGAGCAGACTGTAAGTGTTGCGGGATCTGCCCTTATGAAGAACCGGTATGTGCTGACTGGGACCGCCTGGGTCGCCGGAGCTTTCAGCAAGGTGACGAAAGTCGCCGGAGAAGTGGGACAGAAGACCATGGAGAAGGTGGCGGTGGAAGAACAGGCGGCTGGAACGGGAACCACCAGGACTACTCATCAAGAACCACCGCCTACTTCTACACACCCTGCTACTAGTTGA